From Rhodopseudomonas palustris:
GAAAGCTGGTGCCCATCCAGCTTTGCGGGTTGAGCGGCGTGGTCGTGATCGACAGGCCATGGCCAGGCACCCCGACGCGCCAGCGCGTCGGCAGCTTGCGGCCGGCGGTGTCGGTGAAGCCGGTCGGCTCCAGCGTGATGGCGTCCGGGGCGAGCTGTTCTGAGCGGCCGTCGAGCCCGATCCAGTTGCCGGCGAAATAGGCGCTGCCGTCGCTCTGTCGCAGCCGGAACAGCATCACCTTCTCGCCGGAGGCGAGATGCAGCGAGAACCAGTCCCAGCCGGTCTGGTCGGAGGCGAGCGGCTGGCTCGACCATTCGCGGTCCATCCAGGCGGTGCCGTTGACCTCGATCGGCCGGCCGTCGATCGTCAGCGTCCCGCGCGCGGCGAAATACGGCTGGCTGTAGTAATACGACGCTTGGCCGCGGTCGGATTTGCGCGAAAAGCCTTTGTCGCCCTGCAGCACCAGCGGCCGCTCGGCAGTCAGCCGCAGCCGGTAGCCGAAGTCCGATCCCGCGGCGGTGACGTCGAGCGGCGACAGCGTCGCCGCAGCCATCGCCTCGCCGCCGGTCATCTGCCAGTCGTCGATCGCGGCGCGAAACGGCGCGGCAGTGATCCCGGCCTGTCCGATGCCGCCGCGTGAAAACTTCTCGGCGTAGCGATGCGTCTCGGCGCTGGTGAGCCCCGCATGCGCCATCCAGACCTGCTGATTGGCCCAGCCGTCGCGCTGCGGGCCGGGCGTCATCGCCTGCCGGAACAGCGTCCATTGCACGCCGTAAGCCTTGCCGCCGGCGTCCTGCAGATTCGCCGTGAGGTACCACCACTCGATGCGGAAATCCGGATGCGCGCCGTGGTCGGCCGGAAAACTCAGCACCCGTCCCGGCACCACCGGCGCGAATTCGCCGGCCTCGCTGCCGAGCCCGGCGAAGCCTTGCGCCAGCGCGCGCGGACCACCGAGGCCGAGCGCGAGCAGGCCGCCGGCGACCGCGCGGCGTGAGATCGGATGGCTAGCGCTCATCGGCGAACACCTTCACCAGTTGCGCCGGCTGCATCCGCAGCAGCTTCAGGATAGGCAGCGCCGCCGCGACCAGCGACGCCAGCAGCGCCACGCCGAGCAGTTTCAAGAGCTCCCATGGAAACACCTCGAACGGCAGCCGCCAGCCGAACGCCTTGACGTTGACCACCGCGATCAGACACCACGCCACCAGGAGGCCGAGCGGCAGCGCCAGCAGCGCAGTCAGCGCGGCCATCGACAGCGTCTTCATCAATTCGATGAAGGCGAGCTTGCGCCGGGTGATCCCGATTGCCCATAGCGGCGCGACCTGCGGCAGCCGCGAATTGCCGAGCGTCAAGAGACTCGTCAGCAGCGCCACGCCGGCGATGCCGAGCGTGAAAGCGTTGAGCGCCGCGGTGACCGCGAAGGTGCGGTTGAAAATCCGCTTCGATTCGGTTTTCAGCGTCGCCTGATCGGCTAGGCTGCGATTGTCGAGTTTGAACGTCGTGCGCAGGTCGTCGACCAGCGCCGGCACGCGCGCCGGATCGACCCGCAGCCCGAACCGGGTCTGCGCCACCTCGGGAAAGCGCGCGATCAGCGCCTCATAGGCGACGCCGATCTGGCCGCGCGGATTGCCGTAATCGGCGTAGATCGCCGCGACGGTGAGCGGCCACGGGCCGTTGCCGGTCGGCACCGCGATGCGATCGCCGAGCTTCAGCTTCATCCGCCGCGACAATTGCTCGCTGATCAGCGCGGCGTCGCCGCGTGCGACGACGTCCCAGACGTCGCGGCTCTGTTCGAGCAGCGGCCAGTGATCGCGATAGGTCGGATCGTCGGCGAAGCCGATGACCTCGGCCGGCCAGCCGTCGAGCTTCACCTCGGCGCGGGCGCCGGGCAGCAGCGCGGTCACCTCCGGCCGCTGCTTCACCCACGCCTTGATCTCGTTCGCCTGTGCATCATTGGCGGCGTTGAGATAGACTTCGGCCGTGAGCCGGCCGTCGAGCCAGCGCACGAAGGTGCGGCTGAAGCTCTCCACCATGGTGCCCACGCCGATATTGACGCCGAGCGCCAGCAGCAGCGCCATCAAGGCGAGCGACAGCCCGGAGAGCTGCAGCCGGTTGTCGGCCCAGAACCATTTGATCAGCGGACGCTGCGCACCGCGTTCGCCGAGCGCCAGCACCAGGCCGAGCACCGCGGGCAATCCCAATGCGGCGCCGAGCAGGATCGCGGCCAGCACCGCGAAGCCTGATACCAATGAGTCTCCGAAGATCAGGAAGCAGGCCGCCGCGGCGAAGACGAGAAGCGCCACGCTGCCCTGGATCAGCAGCCAGCGCTGCTGCGCCTGCTGCCAGGCGAACGCCTGCGCGGCGGCGAGCACCGGCATACGCGCCGCCTTGATCAGGCTCGCCGACGACGCCCCCAACGCGCCGAGGATGCTGATCGCAATGCCGGCCAGCCACCATTGCGGCTTCAGCGACAACTCGCCGGGAATCTGCGCGCCGTAAAGCCCGCGCAGGCTGGCGGCGACGTCGGGCAGCAGCGTCGCGGCGATGATGTAGCCGCAGACCAGCCCGATCAG
This genomic window contains:
- a CDS encoding lipocalin-like domain-containing protein, which translates into the protein MSASHPISRRAVAGGLLALGLGGPRALAQGFAGLGSEAGEFAPVVPGRVLSFPADHGAHPDFRIEWWYLTANLQDAGGKAYGVQWTLFRQAMTPGPQRDGWANQQVWMAHAGLTSAETHRYAEKFSRGGIGQAGITAAPFRAAIDDWQMTGGEAMAAATLSPLDVTAAGSDFGYRLRLTAERPLVLQGDKGFSRKSDRGQASYYYSQPYFAARGTLTIDGRPIEVNGTAWMDREWSSQPLASDQTGWDWFSLHLASGEKVMLFRLRQSDGSAYFAGNWIGLDGRSEQLAPDAITLEPTGFTDTAGRKLPTRWRVGVPGHGLSITTTPLNPQSWMGTSFPYWEGPISFSGSQSGNGYLEMTGY
- a CDS encoding ABC transporter permease, encoding MKRALWILAVLLSHWRRHPLQLATLLIGLISATALWSGVQALNAQARTSYDRAAATLGGARTATLVAPGGEHFPQALFVELRRAGWPVSPVVEGQIRVGGRTLRLLGIEPLSMPVEASAAPAIGTANLQGFILPPGQTLLSPDTLAALKLAEGATPPISNGGRLPPLKPQAEVAPGVLVVDIGFAQKLLGLQDQVSRLLIGNKPAASRTPLREIVGDRLERIEPDTETDLERLTDSFHLNLTAFGLLSFLVGLFIVNSAIGLAFEQRRPMLRTLRACGASARMLNSVMVIELTLIALVAGLIGLVCGYIIAATLLPDVAASLRGLYGAQIPGELSLKPQWWLAGIAISILGALGASSASLIKAARMPVLAAAQAFAWQQAQQRWLLIQGSVALLVFAAAACFLIFGDSLVSGFAVLAAILLGAALGLPAVLGLVLALGERGAQRPLIKWFWADNRLQLSGLSLALMALLLALGVNIGVGTMVESFSRTFVRWLDGRLTAEVYLNAANDAQANEIKAWVKQRPEVTALLPGARAEVKLDGWPAEVIGFADDPTYRDHWPLLEQSRDVWDVVARGDAALISEQLSRRMKLKLGDRIAVPTGNGPWPLTVAAIYADYGNPRGQIGVAYEALIARFPEVAQTRFGLRVDPARVPALVDDLRTTFKLDNRSLADQATLKTESKRIFNRTFAVTAALNAFTLGIAGVALLTSLLTLGNSRLPQVAPLWAIGITRRKLAFIELMKTLSMAALTALLALPLGLLVAWCLIAVVNVKAFGWRLPFEVFPWELLKLLGVALLASLVAAALPILKLLRMQPAQLVKVFADER